In Microscilla marina ATCC 23134, a single window of DNA contains:
- the radA gene encoding DNA repair protein RadA translates to MTKIKKAYFCQSCGHQSPKWMGKCPSCDSWNTLVEEIVQKEEAKKGDWKTSTSRKVANKPRLLKEIKFSAQERVITPDEELNRVLGGGIVPGSLVLIGGEPGIGKSTLMLQIALTMHQMKVLYVSGEESEQQIKMRADRITQQNEGLVASRENCYILTETSTQNIFKQIEEFAPQILVIDSIQTLHSSFLESSAGTVSQVRECTAELLKFAKESQTPVFLIGHINKEGSIAGPKVLEHMVDTVLQFEGDRHLVYRILRATKNRFGSTSELAIYEMLGDGLREVSNPSEILISQRDDDLSGISIGATLEGNRPLLIEVQSLVSTSNYGTPQRSSTGFDGKRLNMLLAVLEKRGGFMLGNQDVFLNITGGLKIEDPAIDLAVCVSVASSYNDISVSNDMCFAAEVGLGGEIRAVNKVENRISEAEKLGFKEIYISKYALKSVNQDNYTIKIKAFGKVEEVFEDLFG, encoded by the coding sequence ATGACCAAGATAAAAAAAGCCTATTTTTGCCAAAGTTGTGGGCACCAATCGCCCAAATGGATGGGAAAGTGTCCCTCCTGTGATTCGTGGAATACTTTGGTAGAAGAAATTGTGCAGAAAGAAGAAGCCAAAAAAGGCGACTGGAAAACCTCCACCTCACGCAAAGTAGCAAACAAACCCCGTTTGCTCAAAGAAATTAAGTTTAGCGCCCAGGAACGGGTCATTACCCCTGACGAAGAACTTAACCGTGTGCTGGGTGGTGGCATTGTGCCTGGTTCGCTGGTGCTTATTGGCGGAGAACCAGGCATAGGTAAGTCTACCTTAATGCTACAAATAGCCCTTACTATGCACCAAATGAAGGTGTTGTATGTATCGGGGGAAGAAAGTGAGCAACAGATAAAAATGCGTGCCGACCGGATTACCCAACAAAACGAGGGCTTGGTGGCCAGCCGCGAAAACTGCTACATTTTGACCGAAACCTCTACTCAAAATATATTTAAGCAAATAGAAGAATTTGCTCCTCAAATTTTGGTCATAGACTCGATCCAAACCTTGCACTCCAGCTTTTTAGAGTCGAGCGCGGGCACTGTATCGCAAGTACGCGAATGCACGGCTGAGCTGCTCAAGTTTGCCAAAGAAAGTCAAACTCCAGTATTTCTGATTGGGCACATCAACAAAGAAGGGAGCATAGCTGGCCCCAAGGTGCTGGAACACATGGTAGACACTGTACTACAGTTCGAGGGTGACCGCCACCTGGTATACAGAATTTTACGCGCCACCAAAAACCGCTTTGGCTCCACCTCTGAACTGGCCATTTATGAGATGCTGGGCGATGGCTTGCGCGAAGTAAGTAATCCTTCAGAAATATTAATTTCTCAACGCGACGATGACCTCAGTGGTATTTCTATTGGGGCAACCCTAGAGGGCAACCGCCCTTTACTGATAGAGGTGCAGTCGTTGGTGAGCACTTCAAACTATGGCACTCCTCAGCGCAGCAGTACCGGGTTTGACGGCAAACGGTTGAATATGCTGCTTGCCGTGCTTGAGAAAAGAGGTGGCTTTATGCTGGGCAATCAAGACGTATTTTTGAACATTACCGGAGGGCTTAAGATAGAAGACCCTGCTATAGACTTAGCAGTGTGTGTGTCGGTGGCATCGTCTTACAACGACATCAGTGTGTCAAACGACATGTGTTTTGCGGCAGAAGTGGGCTTGGGGGGCGAAATAAGGGCGGTAAACAAAGTAGAAAATCGCATTTCGGAAGCCGAAAAGCTGGGTTTTAAAGAAATATACATTTCTAAATATGCCCTCAAGAGCGTAAACCAGGACAACTATACCATCAAAATAAAAGCCTTTGGTAAAGTAGAAGAGGTATTTGAAGATTTATTTGGTTAG
- a CDS encoding leucine-rich repeat domain-containing protein: MMALPLITNEQLQKVKQLLETEDEDNLRLGFTLLKGFQLPYHFINELRSKYGAACFQYNLYLPHHHVRKIDDLVPLHTLQNYHNPLLKEIKLAVTAHQPNDLGHLPSIKTLTMQLDNGASLPKGLEQLTCLKSLKLQIKGYYANPVLSPEIRLLTSLVHLDLSENNFQFLPAEIGQLPNLKSLDLSHNSYLLKLPDEMVRLQKLEWLSLAHNYYLEKMPAWLPELKQLKILNLSRTGFNYLPKVRALAQQMPHTKIITDKLVIPEYYENELKRF; this comes from the coding sequence ATGATGGCACTTCCCTTGATCACAAATGAACAGCTGCAAAAAGTCAAACAACTGCTCGAAACCGAAGATGAAGACAACTTACGGCTAGGCTTTACTTTATTGAAAGGTTTTCAACTTCCATATCACTTTATCAATGAGTTACGCAGTAAATATGGCGCAGCTTGCTTTCAATACAACTTGTACCTGCCTCATCACCATGTGCGCAAAATAGATGACTTGGTGCCATTGCATACGCTACAAAATTACCACAACCCATTGTTGAAAGAGATTAAGCTCGCCGTGACCGCTCACCAACCCAATGACCTGGGGCATTTGCCTTCTATAAAAACCTTGACAATGCAGCTGGATAATGGCGCAAGTTTGCCGAAAGGCCTGGAGCAACTCACCTGTTTAAAATCTTTGAAGTTACAGATAAAGGGGTACTATGCAAACCCTGTTTTGTCCCCCGAAATAAGGCTACTTACTTCGCTGGTTCATTTAGACCTGAGCGAAAACAATTTTCAATTTTTGCCAGCCGAGATTGGGCAGTTGCCGAACCTCAAATCACTTGATTTGAGTCACAACAGCTATTTATTAAAATTGCCTGATGAAATGGTTCGCTTGCAAAAACTAGAGTGGCTAAGTTTAGCACACAATTACTATTTAGAAAAAATGCCTGCCTGGTTGCCTGAACTCAAACAGCTGAAAATCTTAAATTTAAGCAGAACTGGTTTTAATTACTTGCCCAAAGTACGCGCACTTGCCCAACAAATGCCACATACCAAGATCATTACGGATAAGTTGGTGATCCCCGAATATTATGAAAATGAACTCAAAAGATTTTAA
- the trpA gene encoding tryptophan synthase subunit alpha has translation MNNRLTNLFAHKKENLLAIYFTAGFPALDQTIEIAKATAEAGADIIEIGMPFSDPVADGETIQQSNQQALDNGMHLELLFSQLANLRKEVEVPVLLMGYLNPVMQFGLEKFCQKAAEVGVDGLILPDLPMQEYEEVYRPVFEQYNLSNVFLMTPQTSEERIRKIDALTNGFIYVMSSASTTGKTGAISTEQEAYFERVAKMNLKNPRLIGFGISDNASFSKACQHANGAIIGSAFIKTLAQSQQLNKDIGTFIKTVKGETVLS, from the coding sequence ATGAATAACAGATTAACCAACCTTTTTGCCCATAAAAAAGAAAACCTGCTGGCCATTTACTTTACGGCGGGGTTTCCGGCGCTTGACCAAACTATAGAAATAGCCAAAGCTACTGCTGAGGCGGGCGCCGATATTATCGAAATAGGCATGCCTTTTTCTGACCCAGTGGCCGATGGAGAAACCATTCAACAAAGCAACCAACAGGCGCTCGACAATGGAATGCATCTAGAGTTGCTCTTCAGCCAGTTAGCAAACCTTCGCAAAGAAGTAGAAGTACCAGTGCTGTTGATGGGTTACTTAAACCCGGTGATGCAGTTTGGGCTGGAAAAATTTTGCCAAAAAGCCGCCGAAGTAGGCGTAGATGGTTTAATATTGCCCGATTTGCCCATGCAAGAGTATGAAGAGGTTTATCGCCCGGTTTTTGAGCAGTACAACTTATCCAATGTGTTTTTAATGACTCCCCAAACGTCAGAAGAGCGCATTAGAAAAATAGATGCGCTTACCAATGGCTTTATTTATGTAATGTCGTCAGCAAGTACCACTGGTAAAACAGGGGCCATCTCTACTGAGCAAGAAGCTTATTTTGAAAGAGTGGCAAAAATGAATTTGAAAAATCCGCGTCTGATCGGGTTTGGTATTTCAGACAATGCCAGCTTTAGCAAAGCCTGCCAACACGCCAACGGAGCCATTATAGGCAGTGCTTTTATCAAAACTTTGGCGCAAAGCCAGCAGTTAAACAAAGACATTGGCACCTTTATAAAAACAGTAAAAGGTGAAACCGTATTGTCATAA
- a CDS encoding transposase — MFSLYEPHNEWVSKGKSNKKVALGHAVCITTNQHHFCMHWQVMEKQHDVDMPLIIRDFIQSKHGKYRIESWSFDRNFGSPENREGLAEQVDCLVMPKKGRISKKEQKQQEEAEFKKYRKKHSTIEANINQLECLGAGKCRDKTIEGFKRYVGLSVLAYNLHRLGKIRRRY, encoded by the coding sequence TTGTTTTCGCTATATGAACCTCATAATGAGTGGGTTAGTAAAGGAAAGAGTAATAAAAAAGTAGCGCTTGGACACGCCGTTTGCATTACAACCAATCAGCACCACTTCTGTATGCATTGGCAAGTAATGGAAAAACAACACGATGTAGATATGCCTCTGATTATCAGAGACTTTATTCAAAGTAAACACGGGAAATACCGTATAGAATCCTGGAGTTTTGACCGAAATTTTGGCTCACCGGAAAACAGAGAGGGGCTTGCAGAGCAGGTAGACTGCCTGGTAATGCCCAAAAAAGGAAGGATTTCTAAAAAAGAACAAAAACAACAGGAAGAAGCGGAATTTAAAAAATACCGAAAGAAGCACTCTACTATAGAAGCTAATATTAACCAATTGGAATGCTTAGGAGCTGGCAAATGCCGGGATAAAACAATTGAAGGATTCAAAAGATATGTAGGCTTAAGCGTTTTAGCCTATAACCTACATAGACTTGGAAAAATTCGCAGAAGGTACTGA
- a CDS encoding transglutaminase-like domain-containing protein — protein MKRTHFYLLLLYVGFLPNAIIAQHKTYRQASPASLSSMLLESSITYEFVWNKHHQLPQVIERTLDRVIGLEPQQTLYRAKFYDQHSRIVKAECLNSDGQQQKMGEIQCGNHSIQGIFYSDAQICRYPLKFKNAGQTLSLKTLKQYNDVKYLTSVYFHEDLPTSTKKIVFIIPEWMEVELKEFNFKPFEVSKTKKYLAQRKAWQYTYEAHNLTALSREYFMPGNSHVYPHVLVLAKSFTKNQQRQTLLASTDDLYAWYSSLTNQVKNQPQNLRPLLQHIIQGKQSDVGKIKAIYYWVQDNIRYIAFEDGIAGFKPQSANKVFDQKYGDCKGMANLTKALLKLAGYDARLTWIGTNHLAYDYSIPSLAVDNHMVCTVWLKGKRYILDATEKFNALGDYAERIQGRPILIENGDKYILDKVPVLSNTRNLVIGTQKAFIKDGALQGKGTMELSGENKQMLLYYLHTTPTQRRPRFIKGVISSRNQNFEVLSSRTSNVHNREQPFEIQYRFQNKAQVNKFGNELYIDIDYAKEYKASIIDTNRLSYVKFPEKVLNLTNITLEIPKGYKVKHLPANMEFMHHKFSFRVKFEQNKGKLLYIKEIVVGDGIIPKECFKTWNECIIQLNKIYEDQVVLVKKQGE, from the coding sequence ATGAAAAGAACACACTTTTATCTGCTCCTGTTGTATGTTGGTTTTCTCCCTAATGCCATTATTGCTCAACACAAAACATACCGTCAGGCATCTCCTGCCTCATTGTCATCTATGTTGCTAGAGTCTAGCATTACTTATGAGTTTGTCTGGAACAAACACCACCAACTGCCCCAGGTAATAGAGCGTACCCTTGACCGGGTAATCGGGCTTGAGCCACAACAAACGCTTTACCGCGCCAAGTTTTACGACCAACACTCGCGTATTGTCAAGGCAGAATGCCTCAACAGCGACGGACAACAACAGAAAATGGGCGAAATACAATGTGGCAACCACTCTATTCAGGGAATTTTTTATTCTGATGCCCAAATTTGCCGTTACCCACTCAAATTCAAAAACGCTGGACAAACCCTGAGCCTCAAAACTCTCAAGCAATACAATGATGTAAAATACCTCACGAGTGTATATTTTCACGAAGATTTGCCCACCAGCACCAAAAAGATAGTTTTTATCATACCCGAATGGATGGAGGTGGAACTGAAGGAGTTTAACTTTAAGCCTTTTGAGGTTTCGAAAACAAAAAAATACCTTGCCCAACGCAAAGCCTGGCAATACACTTATGAGGCGCACAACCTGACTGCCCTCTCCAGAGAATACTTTATGCCGGGCAATTCGCACGTATACCCGCATGTGTTGGTGCTTGCCAAAAGTTTTACCAAAAACCAACAACGCCAAACCCTGCTGGCGTCTACCGACGACTTGTATGCCTGGTATTCTAGCCTGACCAATCAGGTAAAAAACCAACCGCAAAACCTGCGCCCCCTGCTCCAGCATATCATACAAGGCAAACAAAGTGATGTGGGCAAAATCAAGGCAATTTATTACTGGGTACAAGACAACATCCGTTACATTGCTTTTGAAGATGGCATTGCCGGGTTTAAACCTCAGTCGGCCAACAAGGTGTTTGACCAAAAGTATGGCGATTGTAAAGGAATGGCTAACCTTACCAAGGCGTTGCTCAAGCTGGCTGGTTACGATGCGCGCCTCACCTGGATAGGTACCAATCATTTGGCCTACGACTACTCTATTCCTTCGCTGGCGGTAGACAACCACATGGTATGCACAGTATGGCTGAAAGGCAAACGGTATATTTTAGATGCCACCGAAAAGTTCAACGCTTTGGGTGATTATGCCGAACGTATTCAGGGGCGCCCGATTTTGATAGAAAATGGAGATAAATATATTTTGGACAAGGTGCCCGTATTGAGCAATACCCGCAACCTGGTGATTGGCACCCAAAAAGCTTTTATCAAAGATGGGGCACTGCAAGGCAAAGGTACCATGGAGCTATCAGGAGAAAACAAGCAAATGTTGCTTTACTATTTGCACACGACCCCTACCCAACGCCGCCCCCGTTTTATCAAAGGGGTGATTTCGTCGCGCAACCAAAACTTCGAGGTGTTATCGAGCCGAACCAGCAACGTACATAACCGCGAACAGCCTTTCGAGATTCAATACCGTTTTCAAAATAAAGCCCAAGTCAACAAGTTTGGCAATGAACTGTACATTGATATTGACTACGCCAAAGAATACAAAGCTTCTATTATAGATACCAATCGTTTGTCTTATGTAAAGTTTCCGGAGAAGGTGCTCAACCTGACCAACATTACACTGGAAATACCCAAAGGATATAAGGTGAAACACCTACCCGCCAATATGGAGTTTATGCACCATAAGTTTTCGTTTAGAGTAAAGTTTGAGCAAAACAAGGGTAAGCTGCTGTATATCAAAGAGATAGTAGTAGGCGATGGCATCATACCTAAAGAGTGTTTTAAAACCTGGAATGAATGTATTATCCAACTCAATAAAATTTACGAAGATCAGGTGGTGCTGGTGAAGAAACAGGGGGAGTAA
- the htpG gene encoding molecular chaperone HtpG, with product MQEKGTISVSTENIFPIIKKFLYSDHEIFLRELVANAMDASQKLKRLAAIGEYQGEVGELKVQVSIDEEAGTITVSDAGIGMTAEDIKKYINQVAFSGATEFIEQYKDSDQGDSKEIIGHFGMGFYSAFMVADKVKIVSLSHKEGAEAAQWECEGSTEFEISPGEKKERGTDIVLQVAEDSKEFLNKARLRGILDKYCKFLPITIELDGEQINNTTPIWTKSPSELKDEDYLAFFKELYPMSPDPLFWIHLNVDYPFNLTGVLYFPKITNNFDLYKDKIQLYSRQVFITDEVKDVVPEFLMLLRGVIDSPDIPLNVSRSYLQSDANVKKINGYVTRKVADKLEELFKKERTAFEEKWESVGFFVKYGILSDEKFYDKAKNICLLKNSEGKYFTLDEYREHIQAAQTDKNENVVYLYSNDPDKQDAYISSARKQNYDVLLLDNQMIDSHFVGSLESKIPNSSFKRVDADTMDKLIDTGTEKESVLSEEEATKIKEVFEKTLNNNALNLQVEALPTDELPVVITVPEFMRRAQEMAKTSGMMGLGEFPSALTVSINGNHSIIQKILKAEEAAQKALVLQAYDLALLSQNLLSGANLTKFIERSVEMVGK from the coding sequence ATGCAAGAAAAAGGAACAATTTCCGTAAGCACCGAAAATATCTTTCCTATTATCAAGAAGTTTTTGTATTCCGACCACGAAATCTTCTTGCGAGAGTTGGTAGCCAACGCAATGGATGCCAGCCAAAAGCTCAAAAGACTGGCGGCTATAGGCGAGTACCAGGGCGAAGTAGGTGAGCTAAAAGTACAGGTAAGCATCGACGAAGAAGCGGGCACCATTACCGTGAGCGATGCTGGGATTGGAATGACTGCCGAAGATATTAAAAAGTATATCAACCAGGTAGCGTTCTCTGGGGCTACCGAGTTTATAGAACAATACAAAGACAGCGATCAGGGAGACAGCAAAGAAATTATTGGACACTTTGGTATGGGTTTTTACTCAGCTTTTATGGTGGCCGACAAGGTGAAAATTGTATCACTTTCGCATAAAGAAGGCGCTGAAGCTGCCCAGTGGGAGTGTGAGGGCAGTACCGAATTTGAGATTTCGCCAGGAGAAAAAAAAGAGCGTGGAACCGACATTGTATTGCAGGTAGCTGAAGACTCTAAAGAGTTTTTGAACAAGGCGCGCCTGCGTGGTATCTTAGATAAGTATTGCAAGTTTTTACCTATTACCATAGAGCTCGATGGCGAGCAAATCAACAATACGACTCCTATCTGGACCAAGTCGCCCAGCGAACTAAAAGATGAAGACTACCTTGCCTTCTTCAAAGAGTTGTACCCCATGTCGCCCGATCCATTGTTTTGGATTCACCTCAATGTAGACTACCCTTTTAACTTGACCGGGGTGTTGTACTTCCCAAAAATCACCAACAACTTTGACCTTTACAAAGACAAAATTCAGCTGTATTCTCGTCAGGTATTTATTACCGATGAAGTAAAAGACGTAGTGCCTGAGTTTTTGATGTTATTGCGTGGAGTCATCGATTCTCCAGACATTCCATTGAACGTGTCGCGTAGTTACCTGCAATCAGACGCCAACGTGAAAAAGATCAACGGCTACGTTACCCGCAAAGTGGCGGACAAACTAGAGGAGTTGTTTAAGAAAGAGCGTACTGCGTTTGAAGAAAAATGGGAAAGCGTTGGGTTCTTTGTAAAATATGGTATTCTAAGCGACGAGAAGTTTTATGACAAGGCAAAGAATATATGCTTGCTCAAAAACAGTGAAGGCAAGTACTTTACCCTGGACGAATACCGTGAGCACATACAGGCGGCACAAACCGACAAAAACGAGAATGTGGTATACTTGTATTCTAACGACCCCGACAAGCAAGATGCCTACATCAGTTCGGCACGCAAACAAAACTATGATGTCCTACTCTTAGACAACCAAATGATTGATAGTCATTTTGTGGGTTCTTTAGAGTCTAAAATACCCAACTCAAGCTTTAAAAGGGTAGATGCCGACACGATGGACAAGCTGATAGACACAGGTACAGAGAAAGAAAGCGTATTGTCGGAAGAGGAAGCTACCAAGATCAAAGAAGTATTTGAGAAAACGCTGAACAACAATGCGTTGAATCTTCAGGTAGAAGCTTTACCTACCGATGAGTTACCTGTGGTAATTACGGTGCCTGAATTTATGCGTCGTGCGCAAGAGATGGCAAAAACAAGCGGAATGATGGGCTTAGGTGAGTTTCCTTCGGCACTTACGGTGTCTATTAACGGAAACCACAGCATTATTCAAAAAATATTAAAAGCCGAAGAAGCAGCGCAAAAAGCCTTGGTATTGCAGGCTTACGACCTGGCGTTGCTTTCTCAAAACTTGCTTTCTGGTGCAAACCTTACCAAGTTTATCGAGCGAAGTGTAGAAATGGTTGGAAAGTAA
- a CDS encoding CIA30 family protein: MKYIITAIIMTLTSTTPSKVIFNFDKNVDIEAWRIVDDVVMGGNSSGVFKLSPDGFGVFEGAVSLENNGGFSSVRYQSGKVAVAGYTKVVIKLKGDGKKYQFRLKSNANDYYSYITTFTTSGEWQEVSVPLKDLAPSFRGRMLDMPHFSSEAFEELAFLIANKKAEKFRLLIDRILLK; this comes from the coding sequence ATGAAATATATAATCACAGCAATCATTATGACTTTAACTTCAACAACCCCCTCAAAAGTAATTTTCAACTTTGACAAAAATGTCGATATCGAGGCTTGGCGTATTGTAGATGACGTAGTAATGGGGGGCAACTCTTCGGGAGTTTTTAAACTTAGCCCAGATGGTTTTGGGGTGTTTGAGGGAGCAGTATCACTGGAAAATAACGGGGGTTTTTCATCGGTAAGATACCAGTCGGGCAAGGTAGCAGTAGCAGGCTACACCAAGGTAGTAATCAAGCTAAAGGGAGACGGTAAAAAATACCAGTTTCGGCTGAAGTCCAATGCCAACGACTACTATTCTTACATTACCACCTTTACTACTTCGGGCGAGTGGCAGGAGGTGAGTGTGCCGTTAAAAGACCTGGCACCTTCGTTTAGAGGGAGAATGTTAGATATGCCCCACTTTTCTTCAGAGGCATTTGAAGAATTGGCTTTTTTGATTGCCAATAAAAAAGCAGAAAAATTCAGGCTGTTAATTGATCGCATACTATTGAAGTAG
- a CDS encoding PP2C family protein-serine/threonine phosphatase, protein MINKLLGVLFAIVLPFLPAMVEAQSHKINSLKILVDASKKDNNQVDVLNKLGGLLQKSSPSAAESYTKRALGLAMDISYTTGMAMAYTNLGDLSASFRDDYLAAAKYYEKAYDIYRELYRNNAIDKWQVYRFLTENAIPTYNTLREKKKGRYRKARKYYQKLYVEFTDYLTFLATSTKDKLSSKEYELKDKDVELRAKERELLAKQTKLKAIDKRLKSAGIKLQQREIAQKLLELAKDSLSDSLFIAESIRLKLADSLVIKELEIKNNQLKLKDGALQLLKQRQKLDRLELDKARQRTLISSITVGLVLLLVLAFVLYRNNRIQKHTNALLTVQRNQLKERNFEIEQQNEEIRNKNEQIGSKNKKITESINYAQRIQQAILPDQTLIKTVLPQSFIYYRPYQIVSGDFYWFGVVDKKVVYAAIDCTGHGVPGAFMSMVGSALLNEIVNQKQVTEPDLILKNLHIGIRDSLRQKDTLNQDGMDMAMIVIDTVTQQLHFAGAKNPLVYIQQGELHTIKGDRYPIGDVVINKDERTFTKHTIALDHTTVCYMFSDGYQDQFGGPEKRKFMGKRLRQMLLDHHQLDFEKQKAVYEQTLLDWIGKGAQIDDVLLIGFKFDEHVSQQVLKLNQTNSTIE, encoded by the coding sequence GTGATAAATAAATTATTGGGTGTGTTGTTTGCCATTGTGCTACCTTTTCTTCCAGCCATGGTTGAGGCACAAAGCCATAAAATTAACAGCCTAAAAATACTGGTAGACGCAAGCAAAAAAGACAATAACCAAGTAGATGTATTGAACAAACTGGGTGGCTTGCTCCAGAAGAGCAGCCCAAGTGCAGCCGAGAGTTATACCAAACGTGCCTTAGGACTGGCAATGGACATTTCTTATACTACTGGCATGGCCATGGCTTATACCAATCTGGGCGATTTGTCAGCGTCTTTTCGTGATGATTACCTAGCGGCCGCCAAATATTACGAAAAAGCTTATGACATTTACCGTGAACTGTACCGCAACAACGCTATAGACAAATGGCAGGTATACCGTTTTTTGACCGAAAATGCCATTCCTACCTATAATACGCTGCGTGAAAAAAAGAAAGGTCGCTACCGAAAAGCACGCAAATATTATCAAAAACTATATGTAGAGTTTACCGATTACCTTACTTTTCTTGCCACTTCTACCAAAGATAAATTAAGCTCTAAAGAGTATGAACTCAAAGACAAGGATGTAGAACTGAGGGCCAAGGAACGGGAATTGCTTGCCAAACAAACCAAACTAAAAGCTATAGATAAACGCCTGAAAAGTGCAGGAATAAAACTACAGCAACGTGAAATAGCTCAAAAACTACTGGAACTCGCCAAAGATAGTCTTTCTGACAGTTTGTTTATTGCAGAGTCGATACGCTTAAAACTTGCCGATAGTTTGGTAATCAAAGAGTTGGAAATTAAAAACAACCAACTAAAGTTAAAAGATGGCGCCTTGCAACTGCTCAAACAACGCCAAAAGCTAGATAGACTAGAGCTGGACAAGGCTCGACAACGCACCTTGATTTCGTCGATTACGGTAGGGCTTGTATTGCTGCTGGTGCTGGCATTTGTGTTATATAGAAATAACCGAATACAAAAACATACCAACGCGTTGCTTACTGTACAACGCAATCAACTAAAAGAACGAAACTTTGAAATTGAGCAGCAAAACGAAGAAATAAGAAATAAAAATGAGCAGATAGGCAGCAAGAACAAAAAAATTACCGAAAGTATCAACTACGCCCAACGCATTCAGCAAGCCATTTTGCCCGACCAAACCTTGATTAAAACTGTGCTTCCTCAGTCGTTTATTTATTACCGTCCTTATCAAATTGTCAGTGGTGATTTTTATTGGTTTGGGGTGGTTGACAAAAAAGTGGTTTATGCTGCTATAGATTGTACCGGGCACGGTGTACCAGGGGCTTTTATGAGTATGGTGGGTAGTGCATTGCTCAACGAAATAGTAAATCAAAAACAGGTCACTGAACCTGACCTCATTCTCAAAAACTTGCACATAGGCATTCGTGATTCGTTGCGCCAAAAAGACACCCTCAATCAAGACGGTATGGATATGGCAATGATAGTAATAGATACAGTTACCCAGCAATTGCATTTTGCGGGCGCCAAAAATCCTTTGGTGTATATTCAGCAAGGTGAGCTACACACCATCAAAGGAGATCGTTATCCGATTGGAGATGTGGTGATCAACAAAGACGAACGCACTTTTACCAAGCATACCATTGCCCTTGACCATACTACGGTATGTTATATGTTTTCAGACGGTTACCAAGACCAGTTTGGGGGACCTGAAAAAAGAAAATTTATGGGCAAGCGTTTGCGTCAGATGTTGCTGGATCACCACCAATTAGATTTTGAAAAGCAAAAAGCAGTATATGAGCAAACTCTGCTGGACTGGATTGGCAAGGGTGCACAAATAGATGATGTTTTATTGATTGGATTTAAATTTGACGAACACGTATCTCAGCAGGTATTAAAGCTGAACCAGACAAATTCAACTATAGAATAA
- a CDS encoding TlpA family protein disulfide reductase, giving the protein MTNQEKHSKKKKKKSLKRELIEWAVFLTVIGILWVTGWYKDLASGMQQMVLKTGFVQASAHKKEAQTTAPYNFQLRSLDGKLFNFNDLRGKTVFLNIWASWCPPCIAEMPDIHQLYKEVHSKHIKFVMLSLDDDPKKAARFIQRKGYSFPVYTQATALPPAYSSKTIPTTFVISPQGKIVVKHTGMAAYNTDKFKKLLMDVAQAKN; this is encoded by the coding sequence ATGACAAATCAAGAAAAACACTCAAAGAAGAAAAAAAAGAAATCGCTCAAGCGAGAACTTATCGAGTGGGCAGTATTCCTAACAGTCATAGGCATTTTGTGGGTCACAGGTTGGTATAAAGACCTTGCCTCAGGCATGCAGCAAATGGTACTAAAAACAGGCTTTGTACAGGCAAGCGCTCACAAAAAAGAAGCACAAACGACTGCTCCTTATAATTTTCAACTGCGGTCGTTGGACGGCAAACTTTTCAACTTTAACGACCTAAGGGGTAAAACCGTTTTTTTGAATATATGGGCTTCGTGGTGCCCTCCTTGCATTGCCGAAATGCCCGATATTCATCAATTATACAAAGAAGTGCATTCTAAACATATCAAGTTTGTGATGCTGTCGCTGGATGACGACCCTAAAAAAGCTGCCCGATTTATTCAGCGTAAAGGGTACAGTTTTCCGGTGTATACTCAAGCAACCGCATTGCCCCCTGCTTATAGTTCGAAAACTATCCCTACTACTTTTGTGATTTCGCCACAAGGCAAAATCGTAGTAAAACATACTGGGATGGCGGCTTACAATACCGATAAGTTTAAAAAATTACTGATGGATGTTGCTCAGGCAAAAAACTAA